From a region of the Lactuca sativa cultivar Salinas chromosome 4, Lsat_Salinas_v11, whole genome shotgun sequence genome:
- the LOC111882391 gene encoding zinc finger BED domain-containing protein RICESLEEPER 2-like produces the protein MEDTPCPDVIVITADDGDVDIAATMDDLAGGTAQANAANNEEQIPFTKRKRKKTSEVWEHFRDIKLEDGTEMCECIHCKEKIKKLKEGTTTPLLRHVAKDCPILKGKREVQDSYFKLHKNILSFVDVPPPYSGVCIYDSLFKCLKEWNIETKVATLTVDNARTNDVVAKKLRENLNLQEKLVLSGTLFHVRCCAHILNLLVQDGLAEIEPIIHNVRESVKHVNASPGQLHIFSELAKQLSMSKKHLIQDVSTRWNATYAMLSNALEFKEVLVNYADQESTYKNLPSDEDWKKVEDVCSFLALFEETTKIILGSEYPTSNLFLSELFGIKEALDAVALDGSEYMKSMAIKMKTKFDKYWGDCNFLISISAALDPRYKMKLIDFYFRAIYSDNEAPRQMQIVRDTLYLLFEEYVDAHKASVVASSSSGTNSGVATPKNSFASLTGRLGRGLKTGTTKYDQHIRSVDSFTASKSELDTYLEDGVYIGEPGADFDALAWWKENNLKFRILSKMVADILAIPVTTVASESAFSAGGKVIDPHRCSLGRNMVDMLICGADWYRHYYGLERKKNKKNEDIVTIELP, from the exons ATGGAAGACACTCCTTGTCCTGATGTTATTGTTATTACAGCTGATGATGGAGATGTCGATATAGCTGCAACAATGGATGACCTTGCTGGTGGTACAGCACAAGCAAATGCAGCTAACAATGAAGAACAAATTCCATTTACTAAAAGAAAACGGAAAAAGACTTCAGAAGTTTGGGAACATTTTCGTGATATTAAGTTGGAGGACGGAACAGAAATGTGTGAATGTATCCACTGTAAAGAAAaaataaagaaacttaaagaaggaACAACCACACCATTGCTTAGGCATGTTGCGAAAGATTGCCCGATTTTAAAAGGAAAACGAGAAGTACAAG ATTCTTATTTTAAGCTTCATAAAAATATCTTGAGTTTTGTTGATGTGCCTCCACCTTATTCCGGAGTATGTATATATGATTCTCTCTTTAAGTGTCTAAAAGAGTGGAATATTGAAACAAAGGTTGCTACGTTAACGGTGGATAATGCTAGAACTAATGATGTAGTGGCTAAGAAGTTGAGGGAAAACTTGAATCTTCAAGAAAAACTTGTTCTTAGTGGAACGTTGTTCCATGTACGATGTTGTGCGCATATACTTAATTTGCTTGTTCAAGATGGTCTAGCAGAAATTGAACCTATTATTCACAATGTTCGTGAAAGTGTGAAACATGTGAATGCGTCCCCGGGTCAATTGCATATCTTTAGTGAGCTAGCTAAACAACTTTCAATGTCAAAGAAGCATTTGATTCAAGATGTTTCTACTCGATGGAATGCTACATATGCTATGTTGTCTAATGCTTTGGAGTTCAAAGAAGTGTTAGTAAATTATGCCGATCAAGAGTCCACATATAAAAATTTGCCAAGTGATGAAGATTGGAAGAAAGTTGAAGATGTTTGCTCTTTTCTAGCACTTTTTGAGGAAACTACAAAAATCATTTtag GTTCTGAATATCCTACATCCAACTTATTTCTTAGCGAGTTGTTTGGAATAAAGGAAGCTTTGGATGCAGTAGCTTTAGATGGAAGTGAATATATGAAATCAATGGCCATTAAAATGAAGACAAAATTTGACAAATATTGGGGTGATTGTAATTTTTTGATCTCAATTAGTGCGGCTTTGGATCCAAG GTATAAAATGAAATTGATCGACTTCTATTTCAGGGCCATATATTCTGACAATGAGGCTCCTCGACAAATGCAAATAGTTCGGGATACTTTGTATCTATTATTCGAAGAGTATGTTGATGCCCATAAAGCATCGGTTGTTGCTTCATCAAGTAGTGGAACAAACAGTGGTGTTGCCACTCCCAAGAATAGTTTTGCTTCGTTAACCGGACGATTGGGTAGAGGTCTTAAAACTGGGACAACTAAATATGATCAACATATTAGAAGTGTCGATAGTTTTACTGCTTCAAAATCAGAACTTGATACTTATTTAGAAGATGGAGTTTACATTGGTGAACCAGGTGCAGATTTTGATGCATTGGCATGGTGGAAAGAGAACAATTTGAAGTTTAGAATTCTTTCCAAAATGGTTGCCGATATCTTGGCAATTCCGGTCACTACTGTTGCGTCCGAGTCTGCTTTTAGTGCTGGTGGGAAGGTTATTGATCCACATCGTTGTTCTTTAGGAAGAAACATGGTAGATATGCTTATTTGTGGAGCTGATTGGTACAGACATTATTATGGGTTAGAGAGAAAGAAAAACAAG AAAAATGAGGATATTGTAACTATTGAACTACCTTGA